The following nucleotide sequence is from Nitratidesulfovibrio termitidis HI1.
CGAGCAGAAGGCCGTGGTCATCCTGCTCACGCTGCTGGCCCTGGGTATCAAGGACATCCGCCTCGGACCGTCACTGCCCGCGTTCATCACCCCCAACGTGCTGAACTTCCTGGTGCAGAACTACAACATCAAGCCCATCACCACTCCGGATGAAGACCTGAAGGCCATTCTGGGGTAAGACGACCACACGCGGAAACAACGGGAATCGGGGGCGGCACTGGCCGCCCCCCTCCCGCCCCCAGCGCGAATACGGATTGCAACACCACCGCTGACCGCCCCGCGAATCCATCAGCCACGCCGTCCTGCCTCACCGGCCTCACCGGCCTCACCGACATCACCGATATGGCCCCCAACCGACACGGGGCCGCCCGCGCTCCAACCCGCAGGCAAGGATCACAGACATGAAGACCACCCGGAACATCCTGGAAATCGACGAGGAACGCTGCGACGGCTGCGGCGCCTGCGTGCTGGACTGCGCCGAAGGCGCCATCGCCATCGTGGACGGCAAGGCCAAGATCGTGTCCGACAGCTTTTGCGACGGCCTTGGCGCGTGCCTTGGCAGCTGTCCGCAGGGCGCGCTGCGCATCATCCAGCGCGATGCGGTGCCCTTCGACGAGGAAGCGGCCATGGAGCACGTGCGCACGCGCGACGGCGCGCAGCCCCGTAGCGGCGACCATCATTCCGCCCATGGCAGGCCCGACGGGCACGGCGTGCACGGCCACTACGGCCAGGCGCGCCAGGCCGGGCACGGGTCCGGGCACGGGTCCGGCCACGGCGGCGGCCACGGCGGCGGCCACGGCGGCTGTCCCGGCTCCATGATCCGCAGCTTCGCCAAGTCCGAGGGCCCCATGTTCGGGGTGGCGGAAGGCCCTGTTTCCGGCCCCGGCCACTGGCCGCTGAAGATCCGCCTGGTGCCGCCCACGGCCCCCTACCTGAAGGACGCCGACGTGCTGGTGGCGGCGGACTGCGCGGCGGCGGCATCGCCCCTGTTCCACAGCCACTTCGCCAAGGGCAAGGTGGTGCTCATCGGCTGCCCCAAGTTCGACGACACCGACGCCTACGCCCAGCGGCTGGCAGAAATACTGGCCACCAGCGGCATCCGGTCCATGACCGTGCTGCGCATGGAAGTGCCCTGCTGCCGAGGCCTTACCGCCGCGCTGGCCAAGGCCCGCGAATTGTCCGGCACCACCGTGCCGCTGAACGAAATGGTCATGACGTGCCAGGGCGCGCCAGCGCCCACACCGCTCGCTTGACGCGCCAGCGCCCACACCGCTCGCCTGACGCGCCAGCGCCCACACCGCTCGCCTGACGCGCCAGCGCCCACACCGCTCGCCTGACGCGCCAGCGCCTACTCCGCTCGCCTGACGCGCCAGCGCCCACACCGCTCGCCTGACGCGCCAGCGCCCCGGCGCCCCCCGGTTTTTCCGGTACGCCAGCCTGTTCCATAAGCCCGCCTCCACAACCACACGACGTACGGTCCGCCCGCGCGAACCGTACGTCGTTTCGCATTTGGTAAACCCTGCCCACAAAAAGGGTGACGAAACGGTCCCGGCTTGCATACAGTAGGAATACGGGGAAACACTTGCGGCGCTTTCGGGGAAAAGAGCGCCGCCCAGGGCGTCATCGGGGGCGTTCCATGAACGACTACGAACTGCGCAAATTCGTCGCGCCGGAATTCGTGTTCGGGTACGGCGCGGCCGGTCTGGCCGGGCGGCATGCCCGCAATCTTGGCGCATCACGTTGCCTCGTGGTGTCCGACCAGGGCGTGGCGGCTGCCGGGCACACCGAGGCGGTGGCCCGCACCCTGCGCGACGAAGGCATCGCCTGCGCGACCTTTCTGGGGGTTTCGGAAAACCCCCGCGATACCGAAGTGATGCAGGGCAGCGAGATGTTCCGCGCCGAAGGGTGCGACGCCATCGTTGCCGTGGGCGGCGGCAGTCCCATGGACTGCGCCAAGGGCATCGGCATCGTGGTGGCCAACGGCGGGCACATCCTGAATTACGAAGGGGTGGACGCCATCCCCAAGCCCATGCCGCCGCTGGTCTGCGTGCCCACCACGGCGGGCAGTTCCGCCGACGTCTCGCAGTTCGCCATCATCCGCGACACCCCGCGCAAGCTGAAAATCGCCATCGTCAGCAAGGCCAACGTGCCTGACGTGGCCCTGGTGGACCCGCTGACCACCCTGACCAAGCCGCGCGGCCTCACCGCCGCCACCGGGCTCGACGCCCTGACCCACGCCGTGGAGGCCTACGCCTCCAATGCGCACTCCCCCGTCACCGACATGTTCGCCCTGGAGGCCATCCGGGGCATCGGAACGGCCCTGTTCGACGTGCTGGAGGACCTTGGCAACCGCGATGCCAGGGCACGCATGGCCCTTGGCAGCATGAACGCGGGGCTGGCCTTTTCCAACGCCATCCTGGGGGCGGTGCACGCCCTGTCGCACAGTCTGGGTGGTCTGCTGGACCTGCCCCACGGCGAATGCAACGCCCTGCTGCTGCCCTTCGTGGTGCGCCGCAACTACGTGGCCGCGCCGCAGCGCTACCGCCGCGTGGCCGATGCGCTGGGCGTGGCCGATGCCCTTGCCGCCCCGGACGACGCAGTGCGCGACGCCCTGTTCGTCCGCCTTGGCGAGATGCGCCGCAAGGCCGGGTTCGACAAGGGGCTTGCCCAGTACGGGGTCACCCGTGACCAGTTGGCGGAACTGGCGCGCCTGGCCCTGGAGGACCCCTGCCTTTCCACCAACCCGGTCCCGCTCGACGCGCGCGAACTGGAAGAACTGTATGCCGAAGCGCTCTGACGACCTGCGGGAAAAACTCATCGGGCTCGGGCAGGCCTCCACGCGCAAGAGCTACTACCCGGAACTGAAAGAACGGCTCCAGCAACTGGAGCTGTTCCGCGCCCTGCTGGAAAGCGCGGGCGACGGCGTGCTGCTGCTGGCCGCCCAGACCCTGGTGGTGCTGGACGCCAACGGCGCTGCCTGCCGCTTCGCCGGACTGCCGTGGGAAGCCCTGACCGGTCGCCCGCTGGCGGTGGCGTTTCCCGAACTGGCCGGGTGGAAACCGCGCCTCGCGGGCAACGCCGAAGGCACGGCCCCGCAGGACGGCCCACGCTCCGGCGCCTGGCACATGGCCGACGCCGCACCACCGGCGGGCGGCGAAGAACGCCGCCTGATCCGCCAGCCCTCGCACGGGGCCGATCTGTGGCTGGAACTGGCCCTGAAGCGCCACGACATAGGCGGGGTGCCCTATGTCTCGTGCATTGCCCGCGACGTGTCGGAACGGCTGCGCGCCGAAGCGGAACTGCGCGAGAGCGAACGCAAGTACCGCGCGCTGTTCGAGGCGGCCAACGACGCCATCTTCCTGATCCGGGACGGCCTGGTGCGCGACGCCAACCGCAGGGCCTGCGAACTGTTCGGCAGGCCCCTGGACCAGTTGACCTCCATGGCCCCGCGCGACCTTTCGCCACCCGAGCAGCCCCGCTCCGGAGAAACCCGCCTGATCGAGGGCGTCCGCCTGGCCAACGCCCTGGCCGGAGAACCGCAATTCTTCGAATGGACGCATCTGCGTGCGGACGGCACCCCCTTCGACTGCGAGATTTCCCTCAGTCGCTTCACCCTGCGGGGCGAACCGTGGCTCATCGCCATCATCCGCGACGTGACCGAGCAGAAAAAGCTGCGCGAAATCATGGTCCAGACGGAAAAGATGATGTCGGTGGGGGGTGTGGCCGCGGGCATGGCGCACGAAATCAACAACCCCCTCTCGGCCATCACCCAGTCGGCGCAGAACCTGCAACGCCGCCTGACGCCCGGCGTGCCGGACAACGAGGCCGCCGCCCTGATGGCGGGCGTGGACCTGGAACGGGTGCAGCAGTACTTCGAGTTGCGCGGGCTGGTCAGGCTGGTGTCCAACATCCGCGAGGCCTGCGGCCGCGCGGCGGACATCGTGCGGCACATGCTGGATTTTGCGCGGCGCAGCGACGCCGAACGCGCCGAATGCGACCTTGCCGTGCTGCTGGACCGGGCCGTGGAACTGGCCGAGAACGATTACGACCTCAAGAAACGCCACGATTTCCGCAACATCCATATCGTCCGCGACTACGCGCCCGGCACGCCCATGACGGAATGCGCCGCCACCGAGATCGAACAGGTGCTGTTCAACCTGCTGAAAAACGCCTCGCAGGCCATTTCGCAAAAGATCTACCCGCAGGACGAGGCACCGCGCATCACCTTGCGCGTAGGCGCGCAGTGCCGCGCGCCGGGCCTGCCCGATGGTATCGGCGGCACGGGCGGCGTTCGGGGGGCAGGGAGCTTCGGCGAAGCCGGGGCACCGGTCGGCGGGGCAGCCCGCACGGAATACGTGTGCGTACAGGTGGAAGACAACGGCCCGGGCATGGACGAGCGGACGCGGGGGCGGGTGTTCGAGCCGTTCTACACCACCAAGCCACCGGGCGAAGGCACGGGGCTGGGCCTTTCGGTGTCGTACTTCATCATCAGCCGCAACCACGGCGGGCACATCATGGTGGAATCGCAGCCGGGGCAGTGGTGTCGCTTCACGGTGCTGCTGCCTGCCGTGCACCACGACGCCTGACCCCGCACCGCAGGCAGCGGTCCGTCCGGTGCAGAACCTCGCCCCAGTCGGGGCCGCCCTTTCGGCCCTTTCAGCCAGTCCTGCCCGATCAAGCAGGTCAGGCCAATCAAGCAAGCCTGGCCGGTCAGGCAGGCCAGTCGGGCCAGGTTAGTCGAGGCGCCCTGCCCGTTCTTCCCTGCCTGGCTCATCCTGCCGACCCGACGTTTTCGTGGGACCGGGCTTCACCATCCCGTGTATCCGGCATTCCTGCCCGTATTGGCCTGCCAGGTCGACGGGTACTGCGCATACGCTGCGATAGCCCGCCAACAGCAGAAACCCCGCCGTCTGCACCACCATTGCGGGCGGCCCCACCACGAAGGCTCCGTACGCCGCGAACTTCCAGATGAACACCGAGGACAGGGAATCCAGTCCTCCGGACGCCGCCGCCGCGCCACGGGCCACGGCAAACACGCCCGAAACCAGATTGCTGCCCGCGATCAACA
It contains:
- a CDS encoding ATP-binding protein; amino-acid sequence: MKTTRNILEIDEERCDGCGACVLDCAEGAIAIVDGKAKIVSDSFCDGLGACLGSCPQGALRIIQRDAVPFDEEAAMEHVRTRDGAQPRSGDHHSAHGRPDGHGVHGHYGQARQAGHGSGHGSGHGGGHGGGHGGCPGSMIRSFAKSEGPMFGVAEGPVSGPGHWPLKIRLVPPTAPYLKDADVLVAADCAAAASPLFHSHFAKGKVVLIGCPKFDDTDAYAQRLAEILATSGIRSMTVLRMEVPCCRGLTAALAKARELSGTTVPLNEMVMTCQGAPAPTPLA
- a CDS encoding PAS domain-containing sensor histidine kinase, giving the protein MPKRSDDLREKLIGLGQASTRKSYYPELKERLQQLELFRALLESAGDGVLLLAAQTLVVLDANGAACRFAGLPWEALTGRPLAVAFPELAGWKPRLAGNAEGTAPQDGPRSGAWHMADAAPPAGGEERRLIRQPSHGADLWLELALKRHDIGGVPYVSCIARDVSERLRAEAELRESERKYRALFEAANDAIFLIRDGLVRDANRRACELFGRPLDQLTSMAPRDLSPPEQPRSGETRLIEGVRLANALAGEPQFFEWTHLRADGTPFDCEISLSRFTLRGEPWLIAIIRDVTEQKKLREIMVQTEKMMSVGGVAAGMAHEINNPLSAITQSAQNLQRRLTPGVPDNEAAALMAGVDLERVQQYFELRGLVRLVSNIREACGRAADIVRHMLDFARRSDAERAECDLAVLLDRAVELAENDYDLKKRHDFRNIHIVRDYAPGTPMTECAATEIEQVLFNLLKNASQAISQKIYPQDEAPRITLRVGAQCRAPGLPDGIGGTGGVRGAGSFGEAGAPVGGAARTEYVCVQVEDNGPGMDERTRGRVFEPFYTTKPPGEGTGLGLSVSYFIISRNHGGHIMVESQPGQWCRFTVLLPAVHHDA
- the ercA gene encoding alcohol dehydrogenase-like regulatory protein ErcA → MNDYELRKFVAPEFVFGYGAAGLAGRHARNLGASRCLVVSDQGVAAAGHTEAVARTLRDEGIACATFLGVSENPRDTEVMQGSEMFRAEGCDAIVAVGGGSPMDCAKGIGIVVANGGHILNYEGVDAIPKPMPPLVCVPTTAGSSADVSQFAIIRDTPRKLKIAIVSKANVPDVALVDPLTTLTKPRGLTAATGLDALTHAVEAYASNAHSPVTDMFALEAIRGIGTALFDVLEDLGNRDARARMALGSMNAGLAFSNAILGAVHALSHSLGGLLDLPHGECNALLLPFVVRRNYVAAPQRYRRVADALGVADALAAPDDAVRDALFVRLGEMRRKAGFDKGLAQYGVTRDQLAELARLALEDPCLSTNPVPLDARELEELYAEAL